In one window of Ruminococcus albus AD2013 DNA:
- a CDS encoding sugar O-acetyltransferase gives MTTAEFLEFMNSGKQVTAESNVHQIMHKLSQEAIRITMEINSCYHTPDEINALMSELIGEPVEVGLFPPFYTDCGKNIHLGKGVFINAGCKFQDQGGIFIGDGALIGHNTVLATLNHGLLPEERHDLIPKPIHIGKNVWIGSNSTILSGVTIGDNAVIGAGSVVTKDIPENMIAVGSPAKVMRSIYD, from the coding sequence ATGACAACAGCCGAATTTCTTGAATTTATGAACAGTGGAAAACAAGTCACGGCGGAGAGCAATGTGCATCAGATCATGCATAAGCTGAGTCAGGAGGCTATCCGCATAACTATGGAGATCAACAGCTGTTATCATACTCCAGATGAGATAAATGCGCTGATGTCTGAGCTTATCGGTGAACCTGTTGAAGTCGGGCTATTTCCTCCGTTCTACACAGACTGCGGAAAGAACATTCATCTCGGAAAAGGCGTGTTCATCAATGCAGGGTGTAAATTTCAGGATCAGGGCGGTATATTTATAGGTGACGGAGCGCTGATCGGGCATAATACTGTGCTTGCTACACTTAATCATGGACTTCTTCCCGAAGAACGTCATGATCTGATACCGAAACCTATTCATATCGGAAAGAATGTGTGGATCGGCTCAAATTCGACTATCCTTTCAGGGGTGACTATCGGTGATAATGCGGTCATCGGTGCAGGCTCGGTCGTCACAAAGGATATTCCGGAAAATATGATAGCGGTCGGCAGTCCCGCAAAGGTGATGAGGAGCATTTATGATTAA
- a CDS encoding flavodoxin gives MSKKLVAYFSASGNTARLAKDLAKAAEADLYEIRPAVPYTSADLNWQNKQSRSSVEMSDHSSRPELADKSADIAAYDTIYVGFPVWWYIAPTIINSFLESYDFSGKKIILFATSGGSGFGKAVQNLKSSAPDAEIIEGRVNPSAKDIEKLSAMV, from the coding sequence ATGAGTAAAAAATTAGTAGCATATTTTTCAGCAAGCGGAAACACTGCAAGGCTTGCAAAGGATCTGGCGAAAGCGGCAGAAGCAGACCTTTATGAGATACGTCCTGCCGTTCCATACACAAGTGCTGATCTCAACTGGCAGAACAAGCAGTCACGCAGCAGTGTTGAAATGAGCGATCACAGCTCGCGACCTGAACTTGCTGACAAAAGCGCTGATATTGCAGCGTATGACACGATCTATGTGGGATTCCCTGTATGGTGGTATATTGCACCGACCATCATAAATTCTTTCCTTGAAAGCTATGATTTTTCGGGTAAGAAGATCATACTGTTTGCTACATCTGGCGGCAGCGGGTTTGGAAAAGCAGTACAGAACCTGAAAAGCAGTGCACCCGATGCCGAGATCATTGAGGGCAGGGTCAATCCGTCTGCTAAGGATATCGAAAAACTATCGGCAATGGTATAA
- a CDS encoding cyclophilin-like fold protein, whose translation MIKSRSMAVIASFLMLNGCGSYSEDSSAVTVQSENSSVIMQSDSSVSYITSDRREVTNSEQQEEKKADGMQIVAGDKHFSVTLESNDTVTELMEMLPLTLDMSELNGNEKYYYLDTSLPSLPENVDHINEGDIMLYGDSCLVVFYDSFDTSYTYTKIGHIDDTSELADTLGTGSVTVTFEMDGRNDT comes from the coding sequence ATGATTAAAAGCAGATCTATGGCAGTTATTGCTTCTTTTCTGATGCTGAACGGGTGCGGGAGTTACTCAGAGGATAGTTCGGCTGTGACGGTGCAAAGCGAAAATTCGTCTGTTATTATGCAAAGCGACAGCAGCGTTTCATACATTACCTCCGACCGACGAGAGGTCACAAACTCCGAACAGCAAGAAGAAAAGAAAGCAGACGGTATGCAGATAGTTGCAGGAGATAAGCATTTTTCTGTGACATTGGAAAGCAACGATACCGTCACGGAATTGATGGAAATGCTGCCATTAACACTTGATATGTCCGAGCTGAACGGCAATGAAAAGTATTATTACCTTGATACATCGCTGCCTTCTTTGCCTGAAAACGTGGATCATATCAATGAGGGTGATATTATGCTATACGGAGACAGCTGTCTTGTCGTTTTCTATGATAGCTTTGATACTTCTTACACATACACGAAGATCGGGCATATCGATGATACTTCAGAACTTGCTGATACACTCGGTACGGGCAGTGTGACCGTAACATTTGAAATGGACGGCAGGAATGATACCTGA
- a CDS encoding serine hydrolase domain-containing protein, whose translation MTRNELHNYVDESKGSESNICQICAVRNGEVVYNDNWRGFKTDSAMNVNSVTKGVMALLAGIAVDKGLIKGTDQKVMDFFPDYTVKRGEKTIYDVTIEHLLTMTAPYKYRSEPWTKVCTSQDWTKAALDLLGGKSGITGEFKYATLGIQILAGIIENASGMKCIDFANRYLFAPLDIPEHKIHGDSSKEDQFDFLMNKNPRGNEWYSDPQDTVTAGLGLTLAAYDMAKIGDMLINNGVYHDKYIISKEWIGQMTSPKLQLDEKFGNMQYGYLWYRPHKDKPVFAAIGDCGNIIYADPEKRISVGITGTFKPRIFDRVEFIEKIVIPIIDRL comes from the coding sequence ATGACAAGAAACGAGCTTCATAATTATGTAGATGAAAGTAAAGGCAGCGAGAGCAATATCTGTCAGATATGCGCTGTCAGAAACGGCGAAGTGGTATATAACGACAACTGGAGAGGTTTCAAAACTGACAGTGCAATGAACGTCAATTCTGTAACAAAAGGCGTAATGGCTCTGCTTGCAGGTATTGCCGTAGATAAAGGTTTGATCAAGGGCACAGATCAGAAAGTAATGGATTTCTTTCCCGATTACACCGTTAAGCGTGGAGAAAAAACGATCTATGATGTAACGATCGAGCACCTTCTTACCATGACTGCACCGTATAAGTATCGCTCTGAACCATGGACTAAAGTATGTACTTCACAGGACTGGACGAAGGCGGCACTTGACCTGCTGGGCGGAAAGTCGGGAATAACAGGTGAATTCAAGTATGCAACACTGGGTATACAGATACTTGCGGGTATCATCGAAAACGCATCGGGGATGAAATGCATAGACTTTGCAAACAGGTATCTTTTTGCACCTCTCGACATACCCGAACACAAGATACACGGCGACAGCAGTAAGGAAGATCAGTTTGATTTCCTGATGAATAAGAACCCTCGTGGGAACGAATGGTACTCTGATCCGCAGGATACTGTAACCGCTGGCTTGGGGCTTACACTTGCGGCATATGATATGGCGAAGATCGGAGATATGCTCATAAACAACGGTGTTTACCATGACAAGTATATCATATCCAAAGAATGGATAGGTCAGATGACTTCACCTAAGCTGCAGCTTGATGAGAAATTCGGCAATATGCAGTACGGCTACCTGTGGTACAGACCGCACAAGGATAAGCCTGTATTCGCTGCCATAGGCGACTGCGGCAATATCATATATGCCGACCCCGAAAAAAGAATATCGGTAGGCATTACAGGCACATTCAAACCAAGGATATTTGACCGTGTAGAATTCATAGAAAAGATCGTTATACCGATCATCGACAGGCTATGA
- a CDS encoding alpha/beta hydrolase yields the protein MKDEMLTLTAEWDKTFPKSDKVDHKKVTFHNRYGITLAADMYTPKNADGKLPAIAVCGPFGAVKEQCSGLYAQTLAERGFLTIAFDPSFTGESGGVPRYMASPDINTEDFMAAVDFLSVQENVDPGRIGILGICGWGGMALNTATLDTRIKATVASTMYDMTRVNAKGYFDSEDSEEKRYEKKVALNAQRIRDYQSGEYELGGGVIDPLPEDAPYFVKDYHAYYKTERGYHPRSLNSNGGWNKIGCMSFINMPILRYSNEIRSAVMIMHGDKAHSFYFGKDAYEAMINGNKYTDNKQLLVIEGASHTDLYDGGENNAIPFDKLEAFYNEYLK from the coding sequence ATGAAAGACGAAATGCTTACTTTGACCGCTGAATGGGACAAGACCTTCCCGAAGTCTGACAAGGTCGATCATAAGAAAGTGACATTCCATAACCGCTACGGTATCACCCTTGCTGCAGATATGTACACTCCGAAGAACGCAGACGGTAAGCTCCCTGCTATCGCTGTGTGCGGTCCTTTCGGCGCAGTCAAGGAGCAGTGCAGCGGTCTTTATGCACAGACACTTGCGGAGCGTGGGTTTCTGACTATTGCCTTTGATCCGTCCTTTACGGGTGAAAGCGGAGGTGTACCTCGTTATATGGCTTCTCCCGACATCAACACAGAGGACTTTATGGCAGCGGTAGATTTTCTCTCTGTTCAGGAAAATGTTGATCCCGGCCGTATCGGTATCCTCGGCATCTGCGGCTGGGGCGGCATGGCTCTGAATACTGCAACACTGGATACCCGTATCAAGGCGACTGTTGCATCTACGATGTACGATATGACAAGAGTGAATGCAAAGGGCTATTTTGACAGTGAGGACAGCGAAGAAAAACGCTATGAAAAGAAGGTAGCTCTTAATGCTCAGCGTATCAGGGATTATCAGTCCGGCGAGTATGAGCTTGGCGGCGGTGTTATTGATCCTCTGCCAGAAGATGCGCCGTATTTCGTAAAAGACTACCACGCTTACTACAAGACCGAGCGCGGCTATCACCCACGCTCGCTCAATTCAAACGGCGGCTGGAACAAGATAGGCTGTATGTCGTTTATCAATATGCCTATACTGCGATACAGCAATGAGATACGTTCTGCAGTTATGATAATGCACGGCGACAAGGCACATTCTTTCTATTTTGGAAAAGACGCTTATGAAGCTATGATAAACGGAAACAAGTACACCGACAACAAACAGCTTCTTGTAATTGAGGGTGCTTCGCATACCGACCTTTATGACGGCGGTGAGAATAACGCTATCCCGTTTGACAAGCTGGAAGCTTTCTATAACGAGTATCTGAAATGA
- a CDS encoding TetR family transcriptional regulator, giving the protein MPKGSPELTASRKEEIVNACEKLYKTMSFKEITIKDIGNVTSFTRTSIYNYFQTKEEIFLALMQREYEHWAEEMSGLASANKSMTADSFADAIAHSLESHEQLLKLLAMNHYDMEENSRPERLTEFKIAYGDSLDAVRVCIRKFFPDIDCERFIFVFFPFLFGVYPYSVATKKQLDAMRDAKMDFKMHSIYEIIHSCVMQLLGGTK; this is encoded by the coding sequence ATGCCAAAGGGTTCCCCTGAACTGACGGCTTCACGAAAAGAAGAGATCGTGAACGCCTGTGAAAAACTCTATAAGACCATGAGCTTCAAGGAGATAACCATAAAGGACATAGGCAATGTGACCTCGTTTACAAGAACCTCTATCTATAACTATTTTCAGACGAAAGAGGAGATATTTCTCGCACTTATGCAGCGTGAATATGAGCATTGGGCGGAGGAAATGAGCGGACTTGCGAGCGCAAACAAAAGCATGACTGCTGATAGTTTTGCTGATGCGATCGCTCACTCTCTTGAAAGTCACGAACAGCTTTTGAAACTGCTGGCGATGAACCACTACGATATGGAAGAAAACTCGCGTCCAGAACGGCTGACGGAGTTCAAGATCGCATATGGCGATTCACTTGATGCGGTGAGAGTATGCATAAGAAAATTCTTTCCGGATATCGACTGCGAGCGTTTTATATTTGTTTTCTTCCCGTTCCTTTTCGGGGTATATCCGTATTCAGTAGCTACGAAAAAACAGCTTGATGCGATGCGTGATGCAAAAATGGATTTTAAGATGCACAGCATTTATGAGATAATACATTCCTGCGTAATGCAGCTTCTGGGAGGTACAAAATGA
- a CDS encoding flavodoxin, whose protein sequence is MKKLMLSMLAAFCVFGFTSCGNADKSSSAPKGTTSQTEAAQKSKKSDTADKSTNEQIDAKSDDTDKTESASDTIVVYFSATGTTKGVAERIANVTDADIFEIIPEEPYSDADLDWNDNNSRTTIEMNDPDVRPAIANDTVDLNSYTTVYIGYPIWWGDAPRIMSTFVEAHDFVDKTVIPFCTSGGSGIGRSGSNLASQAGSGNWLDGDRLDAGISESEIKDWINNMN, encoded by the coding sequence ATGAAAAAATTGATGTTATCAATGTTAGCGGCGTTCTGTGTGTTTGGTTTTACCTCCTGCGGTAATGCAGACAAAAGCAGTTCTGCACCTAAGGGAACTACTTCTCAGACAGAAGCGGCACAGAAGTCGAAAAAGTCTGATACGGCTGATAAGTCTACAAATGAACAAATTGATGCAAAGTCTGATGATACGGATAAAACAGAAAGTGCTTCTGATACGATAGTTGTATATTTCTCAGCTACAGGCACCACAAAGGGTGTGGCTGAGCGTATCGCAAATGTAACGGATGCGGATATTTTCGAAATTATACCTGAAGAACCATACAGTGATGCAGACCTTGACTGGAACGATAATAACAGTCGTACCACTATCGAGATGAACGATCCTGATGTACGTCCTGCTATTGCAAATGATACCGTCGATCTGAACAGCTACACCACTGTATACATCGGATATCCGATCTGGTGGGGTGATGCTCCGAGGATCATGAGCACATTTGTTGAGGCTCATGATTTTGTCGATAAGACAGTTATCCCGTTCTGCACATCGGGCGGAAGCGGTATCGGCAGGAGCGGGAGTAACCTTGCTTCGCAGGCTGGAAGCGGAAACTGGCTTGACGGTGACAGACTTGATGCAGGAATATCCGAAAGCGAGATAAAGGACTGGATTAATAACATGAATTAA
- a CDS encoding cation-translocating P-type ATPase produces the protein MSKFTGLSQAEAEKRLLENGRNCLKEEKQKTVLQMFLAQILNFTNAILGAAIIISIILHDYGEAIIMLVIVIANAVIGVVQEGKAQKALDALKKMSVLRATVIRDGETKEISSEELVVGDIVVLEAGKQVPADLKLLETARLMMDEKALTGESVPVEKDENFTADEKTGIGDRLDLAYMTTVVTYGRGIGEVVHTGMDTQIGKIADMVGQEKEKPSPLQKGMNELSRTLGIAVIVICAIVFLIGIIQGREVLELLMTAVSLAVAAIPEGIPTIVTIVLALGMQRMAKINAIVKNMPAVETLGAVSYVCSDKTGTLTQNRMTVVKAFENGEYIDLDTLDKEKHDTLIKGLMLCNDASIASDGTEVGDPTETALVAFAKRYGIDKSVTEKTVPRINEKAFDSERKLMTTVHTTEDGKIISFTKGSTDELLMRCTHIRVNGTVREITNEDMTLISNAMSEMSFEALRVLSLAVREDNRDAVEQGLTYIGMIGMIDPERPEVVESIKTFKRAGIKTVMITGDHKDTALAIAKKLGIAERPDECVMGHELDEMSDEELRNRVSGLSIFARVSPEHKVKIVKAIQANNNIASMTGDGVNDAPSLKAADVGVAMGITGTDVAKGAADIVLQDDKFTTIEKAVKEGRNIYENVKKSILFALSSNISEVVVMFAAIAAGFAAPLKAVHILWVNLLTDSLPCFALGVDPNSSSDVMNKKPRKNGESIFADGGYFKVGLYSVIIAVVTLIAFLYAPIRELSASGTALSLKNIIDSFSDKQILMQSQTLAFCTLAVSELFHAIGMRDTETSLFKFNHLDNKIMILAFAVGLLGQLAVTEIPFFRNIFSTVQMTTSMWGLVLVLSIMPLVAHEIVVLAKKVKKD, from the coding sequence ATGAGTAAATTCACAGGGCTTTCACAGGCTGAAGCCGAAAAACGTCTGCTTGAAAACGGACGAAACTGCCTGAAAGAAGAGAAGCAAAAAACAGTATTGCAGATGTTCCTCGCACAGATACTCAACTTCACCAATGCGATACTGGGTGCGGCTATCATCATATCCATAATACTGCATGACTACGGCGAAGCGATAATCATGCTTGTTATCGTCATTGCCAATGCGGTGATAGGCGTAGTGCAGGAGGGCAAGGCACAGAAGGCACTTGATGCACTGAAGAAAATGTCAGTGCTGAGAGCCACTGTTATACGTGACGGCGAGACTAAGGAAATATCCTCGGAGGAACTTGTTGTAGGCGATATAGTTGTGCTTGAAGCTGGAAAGCAAGTACCTGCCGACCTGAAACTGCTTGAAACTGCACGCCTGATGATGGACGAAAAGGCACTGACAGGTGAATCTGTACCCGTGGAGAAGGACGAGAACTTCACTGCTGATGAAAAGACAGGTATAGGCGACCGTCTTGACCTTGCTTATATGACCACTGTCGTTACCTACGGAAGAGGTATAGGCGAGGTAGTACATACCGGTATGGATACGCAGATAGGCAAGATAGCCGATATGGTGGGACAGGAGAAGGAAAAGCCCTCACCCCTCCAGAAGGGCATGAACGAACTCAGCCGTACCCTCGGCATAGCAGTTATCGTAATATGCGCCATAGTGTTCCTTATAGGCATCATACAGGGCAGAGAGGTGCTTGAACTCCTCATGACAGCCGTTTCACTTGCAGTTGCGGCTATCCCCGAGGGCATACCCACCATCGTTACCATAGTGCTTGCTCTGGGTATGCAGAGAATGGCTAAGATAAACGCCATTGTAAAGAATATGCCCGCCGTTGAGACCCTTGGTGCTGTAAGCTATGTTTGTTCAGATAAGACAGGAACACTTACACAGAACAGGATGACCGTTGTAAAGGCATTCGAGAACGGTGAGTATATCGACCTTGATACCCTTGATAAGGAGAAGCATGATACCCTCATAAAAGGTCTTATGCTTTGCAACGATGCTTCCATCGCTTCCGACGGCACCGAGGTAGGCGACCCAACCGAGACTGCTCTGGTAGCTTTTGCCAAGAGATACGGCATAGATAAGTCAGTTACCGAAAAGACTGTGCCCCGTATCAACGAGAAGGCTTTCGATTCGGAAAGAAAGCTTATGACCACCGTACACACCACCGAGGACGGCAAGATAATATCCTTCACCAAAGGCTCTACCGATGAACTGCTCATGCGCTGTACCCACATCAGGGTAAACGGCACTGTACGTGAGATAACAAATGAGGATATGACACTTATATCAAACGCTATGTCCGAGATGTCCTTTGAAGCCCTGAGAGTGCTTTCACTTGCTGTCCGTGAGGATAACAGGGACGCTGTTGAACAGGGACTCACCTACATCGGCATGATAGGTATGATAGACCCCGAAAGGCCCGAGGTAGTTGAATCTATCAAGACCTTCAAGCGTGCAGGCATAAAGACTGTGATGATAACGGGCGACCACAAGGATACCGCCCTTGCTATCGCCAAAAAGCTGGGCATTGCCGAAAGACCCGATGAATGTGTGATGGGTCACGAGCTTGACGAGATGAGCGATGAAGAACTCCGCAACAGAGTTTCGGGTCTCTCGATATTTGCAAGAGTTTCCCCCGAACATAAGGTAAAGATAGTCAAGGCGATACAGGCTAACAACAATATCGCTTCAATGACAGGTGACGGCGTTAACGATGCACCCTCGCTTAAAGCGGCTGATGTCGGCGTTGCAATGGGTATAACAGGTACCGATGTTGCCAAGGGTGCCGCTGATATCGTGCTTCAGGACGATAAATTCACCACCATAGAAAAGGCTGTCAAGGAAGGCAGAAACATCTATGAGAACGTAAAGAAGTCTATACTCTTTGCCCTTTCATCTAATATCAGCGAGGTAGTTGTGATGTTTGCAGCTATTGCAGCAGGCTTTGCCGCACCGCTGAAAGCTGTACACATACTGTGGGTAAACCTTCTCACCGACTCTCTCCCCTGCTTTGCCCTCGGTGTTGACCCCAACTCGTCATCTGACGTTATGAACAAGAAACCTCGTAAGAACGGCGAATCCATCTTCGCTGACGGCGGATATTTCAAGGTAGGTCTTTACAGCGTCATCATCGCTGTGGTAACTCTCATCGCTTTCCTGTACGCCCCAATCAGGGAACTTTCAGCTTCGGGAACAGCACTCAGTCTTAAAAATATCATTGATAGTTTTTCCGATAAGCAGATACTCATGCAGTCACAGACACTTGCATTCTGCACCCTTGCCGTATCCGAACTTTTCCATGCGATAGGTATGCGTGATACCGAGACTTCACTGTTCAAATTCAATCATCTTGATAACAAGATAATGATACTTGCTTTTGCGGTAGGTCTTCTGGGTCAGCTTGCGGTTACCGAGATACCTTTCTTCAGAAACATATTCAGCACAGTTCAGATGACAACTTCAATGTGGGGACTGGTACTTGTGCTCTCCATAATGCCCCTTGTGGCACACGAGATCGTTGTGCTGGCTAAAAAGGTAAAGAAAGACTGA
- a CDS encoding flavodoxin family protein has translation MKIVILMGSPNRNGSTSILAENFKKGAEKSGHDVKVIDVCHADVRPCTGCVACGYEGECVQHDDNEHIRKALLSCDMVVFATPLYYYGMSAQLKTVVDRFCAYNSSLNRRHLRSALLTVAWNADGWTFDALTAHYKTLVRYINFEDKGMVLGYGCGSPSMTRSSKYPEQAYKLGRSL, from the coding sequence ATGAAAATAGTAATACTTATGGGAAGTCCTAACCGAAATGGCTCGACGAGCATTCTTGCCGAGAATTTCAAAAAAGGTGCAGAGAAAAGCGGTCACGATGTCAAAGTGATAGATGTCTGTCATGCAGATGTTCGTCCGTGCACTGGCTGTGTTGCCTGCGGTTACGAGGGGGAATGCGTTCAGCATGACGACAACGAGCATATCCGCAAGGCGCTGCTTAGCTGTGATATGGTGGTGTTCGCAACTCCGCTTTATTACTACGGAATGAGCGCACAGCTCAAAACAGTGGTTGACCGTTTCTGTGCATATAACAGCAGTCTGAACCGCAGACATCTGAGATCAGCACTCCTGACAGTTGCGTGGAATGCCGATGGATGGACATTTGATGCTCTGACAGCTCACTATAAAACGCTGGTGCGTTACATCAATTTTGAGGACAAGGGTATGGTGCTGGGCTATGGATGCGGCAGTCCGTCCATGACAAGGTCGAGCAAATATCCTGAACAAGCATACAAATTAGGAAGATCATTATAA
- a CDS encoding DUF4405 domain-containing protein, which yields MQAKTSNIIKRIVDLVLTVLLLFLMAFQVTGDILHEWLGIGMTVTLILHHILNRKWYKSVFKGKFTFYRIAVTAVNTLMLAAIALTALSGMSMSGHAVPFMYGFISVMTARKWHLAFSYWSFILMGIHVGMHMKAMTEKMQGKLKIVFKAVMTGISVVGLWLFMKSGIMNYITFRMHFAFLDYQTAKWLIIMQNLAMLIFFALIGFVLSEITRLKKSEVQNENSNTYGKS from the coding sequence ATGCAGGCTAAGACTTCAAATATCATCAAAAGGATAGTTGATTTGGTGCTGACAGTCCTTTTGCTGTTTCTTATGGCTTTTCAGGTGACAGGTGATATACTGCATGAATGGCTGGGTATCGGTATGACGGTAACGCTGATACTGCACCATATCCTGAACCGCAAATGGTACAAATCTGTGTTCAAGGGAAAGTTTACGTTCTATCGGATAGCTGTGACAGCAGTGAACACTCTTATGCTGGCAGCTATTGCTTTGACTGCACTGAGCGGAATGTCCATGAGCGGGCACGCTGTACCTTTTATGTACGGATTTATCAGCGTAATGACTGCACGAAAGTGGCATCTGGCATTCAGCTATTGGTCGTTTATCCTTATGGGTATCCATGTCGGTATGCACATGAAAGCTATGACCGAAAAAATGCAAGGAAAGCTCAAAATAGTATTCAAGGCGGTAATGACAGGAATTTCAGTCGTGGGATTGTGGCTGTTTATGAAAAGCGGCATTATGAACTATATCACGTTCAGAATGCATTTTGCTTTTCTCGATTATCAAACTGCAAAATGGCTGATAATAATGCAAAATCTTGCAATGCTTATATTCTTTGCACTTATAGGGTTTGTGCTGTCTGAGATCACACGATTGAAGAAAAGTGAGGTGCAAAATGAAAATAGTAATACTTATGGGAAGTCCTAA
- a CDS encoding LysR family transcriptional regulator, with amino-acid sequence MEIRILRYFLAIAREENMTRAAERLHISQPSLSKEIKKLEEELGHELFIRTNKNMLLNDEGMLLRKRAEDIIAMVDKTAEEFSQLDNIIGGEIRIGCAESYLIKYLARSIKTFKEQYPNFIYHIFSGDTEPVAERLDKGILDLAVIVEPPNLSKYNYLSIPESDKWGLVMLSDSPLAEKEYVTLNDLYGLPLFCSEQSIRVDFPRWCGENMDKLNFAGTVNLAYNGSVFVKEGLGYLLTFEHLIDTSEKSGLCFRPIKPTLETNMYIIWKKYQVFSPIAELFLKRLKEDYHNKTSC; translated from the coding sequence ATGGAAATACGGATACTACGCTACTTTTTAGCGATCGCAAGAGAGGAAAACATGACAAGGGCGGCAGAACGCCTGCATATCTCGCAGCCGTCGCTCTCAAAGGAGATCAAAAAGCTCGAAGAAGAATTAGGACATGAGCTGTTTATACGCACTAATAAAAATATGCTGCTGAACGACGAGGGTATGCTCCTGCGCAAACGTGCAGAGGATATTATCGCCATGGTCGATAAAACTGCCGAAGAGTTCAGCCAGCTTGACAACATCATCGGCGGAGAGATACGCATAGGCTGTGCCGAGAGCTATCTCATAAAATACCTTGCACGAAGTATCAAAACATTCAAAGAGCAGTACCCTAATTTCATTTATCACATATTCAGCGGAGATACCGAGCCTGTTGCGGAACGTCTTGACAAAGGTATCCTTGATCTGGCAGTTATCGTTGAACCGCCTAACCTGTCAAAGTATAATTATCTTTCTATCCCCGAAAGCGACAAATGGGGACTTGTAATGCTTAGTGACAGTCCCCTTGCCGAAAAGGAATATGTTACCCTCAACGATTTATATGGTTTGCCGCTTTTCTGTTCCGAGCAGTCTATCCGCGTAGATTTCCCACGCTGGTGCGGTGAAAACATGGATAAGCTGAATTTCGCCGGAACTGTCAATCTTGCCTACAACGGCTCTGTATTCGTAAAAGAGGGGCTGGGATATCTTCTTACATTTGAACATCTCATCGACACAAGCGAGAAAAGCGGACTTTGTTTCAGACCGATCAAACCAACGCTTGAAACGAATATGTATATCATCTGGAAAAAGTATCAGGTGTTTTCTCCAATAGCAGAGCTGTTCCTGAAAAGGCTAAAAGAAGATTATCACAACAAAACAAGCTGCTGA
- a CDS encoding aldo/keto reductase, translated as MKYTKLGNSDLNVSRICMGCMGFGDAQNGQHSWTIDEEHSREIIKRGLELGVNFYDTAIAYQSGTSERYVGKALKDFAKRDEVVVATKFLPRTPADIDAGISGQQHIERMINKSLENLGMEYVDLYIYHMWDWNTPIYDILEGLNRVVKAGKARYIGISNFYAWQLAKANALAEKEGFAKFVSIQGHYNLIFREEEREMAMLCNEDNIAMTPYSALASGRLSRLPGETSKRAEEDTYAKLKYDATKEQDEVIIRRVAELAEKHGVSMTEISLAWLLAKVTSPIVGATKLHHIEGAAKAVELDLSDDEMFYLEEPYVPHALAGVMAQNKPANKNEKHVWSTGSQKI; from the coding sequence ATGAAATACACAAAACTTGGCAATTCAGATCTTAATGTATCACGTATATGTATGGGCTGCATGGGTTTCGGTGATGCGCAGAACGGTCAGCACTCGTGGACTATAGATGAAGAGCATTCTCGTGAGATAATCAAACGAGGACTAGAACTGGGAGTGAATTTCTACGATACTGCTATCGCATATCAGTCGGGAACGAGCGAACGATATGTTGGAAAAGCGCTCAAAGATTTTGCAAAGCGCGATGAGGTAGTAGTTGCAACGAAATTCCTGCCGAGAACACCTGCGGATATTGACGCGGGTATCAGCGGTCAGCAGCATATCGAACGTATGATAAACAAAAGCCTTGAAAACCTGGGAATGGAGTATGTTGACCTGTACATCTATCATATGTGGGACTGGAATACGCCGATATATGATATCCTGGAAGGTCTGAACCGTGTTGTCAAGGCAGGCAAGGCGAGGTATATCGGCATTTCAAACTTCTATGCATGGCAGCTTGCGAAGGCGAATGCTCTTGCCGAAAAAGAGGGCTTTGCGAAATTTGTTTCCATACAGGGTCATTACAATCTTATCTTCCGTGAGGAAGAGAGAGAAATGGCTATGCTCTGCAATGAGGATAATATCGCTATGACCCCATACAGTGCCCTGGCAAGCGGCAGACTCAGCCGACTTCCCGGCGAGACTTCAAAGCGTGCCGAAGAAGATACCTATGCAAAATTAAAGTATGATGCCACGAAAGAACAGGATGAGGTCATTATCAGACGAGTGGCTGAACTTGCTGAAAAACACGGCGTTTCAATGACAGAGATATCACTTGCGTGGCTGCTTGCAAAAGTAACATCTCCCATTGTGGGAGCAACAAAACTTCACCATATCGAGGGTGCAGCAAAAGCAGTTGAGCTCGACTTGTCCGATGATGAAATGTTTTATCTTGAAGAACCGTATGTTCCTCACGCACTTGCAGGTGTAATGGCGCAGAACAAGCCCGCAAACAAAAATGAAAAGCATGTATGGTCTACAGGCTCACAGAAAATTTAA